One segment of Cydia fagiglandana chromosome 12, ilCydFagi1.1, whole genome shotgun sequence DNA contains the following:
- the LOC134669361 gene encoding luciferin 4-monooxygenase-like: MLVHGEGELLVPAHLNFGKYVLDRLRKAKPHRLCFRNCTRNDQLTYAAFTQHAVRVASALAQRVVRGDTVAVMGEPRATLLPTGLGIMLAGATYTPIPLDCGTAVLTHKLTLTKPKYAFCSRLFWETHSDVLKKLDFIKSFICFDGVSADIESLETFASNVDVDVDTYDPVRVNGATDVAMILYSSGTTGLCKGLQHTHLNCIAQCDPQWWLDFESLETVYFAGSHLCGAYGIFRAYPFLCAGKTIVNTEDIHVDLKVIQDYKANTIPTIPALVDELINAKTEEYDLSSLKVIISATAPLLPSLAEAFSKKVVDVETRAILGPNQRGEICVRGPRVMKGYLGVPSPIDEEGFYLTGDLGYFDDKKHFYHLDRLKDIILSTGYTVSPGEVEVVLLGHPAVLAAAVVGKPAEKVTEKPTAFVVLRPGASATEAELVNFVDPQVPWYMRLTGGVRFIAELPMSPENKILRRKLKETLIEEAKSEG; this comes from the exons ATGCTTGTACACGGTGAAGGAGAATTGTTAGTGCCGGCGCACCTGAATTTTGGGAAGTACGTGCTGGATCGTCTGCGGAAAGCGAAACCCCATCGATTATGTTTC CGCAACTGTACGAGGAACGACCAGCTGACGTACGCTGCGTTCACGCAGCATGCGGTTAGAGTGGCCAGTGCGTTGGCACAGCGGGTGGTCCGCGGAGACACGGTGGCCGTCATGGGCGAGCCGAGGGCCACGCTGCTGCCGACTGGGCTTGGGATTATGCTGGCGGGCGCTACGTACACGCCTATCCCTCTTGACTGCGGAACAG CTGTCTTGACACACAAGTTAACACTAACGAAGCCAAAATACGCTTTCTGCAGCCGTTTATTCTGGGAAACGCACAGCGACGTACTGAAGAAATTGGACTTCATTAAGTCCTTCATATGTTTCGATGGCGTCAGCGCAGACATTGAGTCGCTGGAGACTTTTGCGTCAAATGTAGACGTGGACGTAGACACGTATGACCCAGTTAGAGTGAACGGCGCGACTGATGTCGCCATGATTTTGTATTCCTCTGGGACGACGGGGCTGTGCAAGGGACTGCAGCATACTCACCTGAACTGTATTGCCCAATGTGACCCACAATG GTGGTTAGACTTTGAATCTTTGGAAACCGTCTACTTCGCGGGATCACATCTGTGTGGAGCATACGGGATTTTCCGGGCTTATCCATTTTTGTGCGCCGGCAAAACAATTGTTAATACAGAAGATATCCATGTAGACTTGAAAGTTATACAGGATTATAAG GCGAACACAATCCCCACCATCCCCGCCTTGGTTGATGAGCTGATCAACGCTAAGACAGAGGAGTATGATCTCAGCTCTCTGAAGGTGATTATCTCCGCCACTGCACCCCTTCTGCCTTCACTGGCTGAGGCTTTCTCGAAGAAG GTAGTGGACGTAGAAACGCGAGCAATCCTTGGACCAAACCAGCGCGGGGAGATTTGCGTCCGAGGCCCACGAGTCATGAAGGGATACCTAG GTGTACCCTCGCCAATAGACGAGGAAGGTTTCTACTTGACGGGGGATCTGGGGTACTTCGATGACAAAAAACACTTCTACCATCTGGACAGGCTGAAGGACATCATTCTATCTACCGGATATACG GTATCCCCAGGCGAGGTGGAGGTAGTCCTTCTTGGGCATCCCGCGGTGTTGGCGGCGGCTGTGGTAGGCAAGCCGGCGGAGAAAGTCACGGAGAAGCCCACGGCCTTCGTGGTGCTCCGCCCCGGGGCCTCCGCCACTGAGGCCGAGCTGGTCAACTTCGTGGACCCTCAG GTCCCATGGTACATGCGACTGACTGGTGGGGTGAGGTTCATCGCTGAGCTCCCCATGAGTCCCGAGAACAAAATCCTGCGTCGAAAACTGAAGGAGACACTGATTGAGGAGGCCAAGTCGGAAGGATAA
- the LOC134669650 gene encoding acyl-CoA Delta(11) desaturase-like, producing the protein MEKKPQAKQSWFRNFEKRLGFQNDIKWVNTILITLYHILFIYWPYHYAFPVKWQTVVFAAIMYVASGFGVTGGAHRLWTHKSYKATLPLKLFMLMLYSSAGQNSLLNWVRDHRVHHKYSDTDADPHNANRGLFFSHIGWLMLKKNEEVIKRGKQIDMSDIENDPLLRFYEKYFQWFKLLFCYYLPTMINVWFWGEDWKTAVAWQCFLRYITTFHSELTVNSLAHAFGYKPYNKDLKPAENRFVATVALGEGWHNYHHAFPFDYKAAEHFDFFNFGTAFIRFFEKLGLAYDLREATPEMINSIAKRLGDGTPVHFPLDSENERAVG; encoded by the exons ATGGAAAAGAAGCCACAAGCAAAACAATCTTGGTTTAGGAATTTTGAAAAACGTTTAGGATTCCAAAATGACATTAAATGGGTGAACACCATACTAATTACTCTATACCATATACTATTCATTTATTGGCCCTATCATTACGCTTTTCCAGTAAAATGGCAGACAGTTGTGTTTg CGGCGATAATGTACGTGGCAAGCGGGTTCGGGGTCACCGGAGGCGCTCACCGACTATGGACCCACAAATCTTACAAAGCTACGTTGCCCCTGAAGCTGTTCATGCTGATGCTATATTCTTCCGCTGGCCAG AACTCCCTCCTCAACTGGGTCCGCGACCACCGCGTCCACCACAAGTACAGCGACACCGACGCGGACCCTCACAACGCCAATCGCGGGCTGTTTTTCTCGCACATCGGCTGGCTCATGCTCAAGAAGAACGAAGAAGTCATCAAGCGCGGCAAGCAGATTGACATGAGCGATATCGAGAACGATCCGCTGCTGAGGTTTTATGAAAA ATATTTCCAATGGTTTAAACTGCTGTTCTGCTACTACCTGCCGACGATGATCAATGTGTGGTTTTGGGGCGAAGATTGGAAGACGGCTGTAGCTTGGCAGTGCTTCCTCAGATATATCACAACCTTCCACAGCGAGCTGACCGTCAACAGCCTGGCTCACGCTTTTGGATATAAGCCATATAACAA AGACCTAAAGCCAGCAGAAAACCGTTTCGTCGCGACAGTGGCTCTTGGAGAAGGTTGGCACAACTACCACCACGCGTTTCCATTCGACTACAAAGCAGCTGAGCATTTCGACTTCTTTAATTTTGGCACCGCCTTCATCAGATTCTTCGAGAAACTCGGCTTAGCCTACGATCTGCGGGAGGCGACACCGGAGATGATCAATTCTATTGCCAAGAGATTAGGTGACGGCACTCCCGTACATTTCCCACTAGACTCCGAAAATGAAAGAGCTGTTGGTTGA